One Maniola hyperantus chromosome 17, iAphHyp1.2, whole genome shotgun sequence DNA window includes the following coding sequences:
- the Hrb27C gene encoding heterogeneous nuclear ribonucleoprotein 27C isoform X4 — protein MRMNPDMDDDEKGCCTEATPDIKLFVGGLSWETSQENLQRYFSRYGDVIDCVVMKNSESGRSRGFGFVTFAEPSLVNVVLQNGPHQLDGRTIDPKPCNPRTLQKPKRGGGYPKVFLGGLPSNITETDLRVFFGRYGKVMEVVIMYDQEKKKSRGFGFLSFEDELSVERVTQEHFINLNGKQVEIKRAEPRDGSGKLGSGGGGMGGGMGGAPGDAPAAGQWGPPQAAPMNIIQGHNGQMGGPPINMPMAGPNIMQGYQGWGTSAGQTSYAGYGAAGGAGGPGNYQGWGAPPAPQAPPHAPAWPATNNYTQHAQPPAQGYGSYANYSSAPAGASAGGSWTNWSMPQNSNSTGSGSYVPLSEGGEMYGRGGGGAGGGAQPALAGALSSAALSKSSSADYSTYQQYPPAYQQDQVTIMKILEDREMGISGHPNGVMAPPAETPLLPLTIPIDVSE, from the exons ATGCGTATGAATCCAGACATGGACGATGACGAGAAGGG ATGCTGCACTGAGGCTACACCCGATAT AAAACTGTTTGTTGGTGGTTTATCATGGGAGACGTCGCAAGAGAACTTGCAGCGCTACTTTTCTCGCTACGGCGACGTGATCGACTGCGTCGTGATGAAGAACAGCGAGTCGGGGCGCTCGCGGGGCTTCGGCTTCGTCACCTTTGCGGAGCCCTCGCTGGTCAACGTCGTGCTGCAGAACGGCCCGCATCAGCTTGATGGCAG AACAATCGATCCTAAGCCATGCAACCCGCGGACGCTGCAGAAGCCTAAGCGTGGCGGAGGTTACCCCAAGGTGTTCCTCGGCGGGCTGCCCTCCAACATCACGGAGACCGACCTGCGCGTGTTCTTCGGCCGCTACGGCAAGGTCATGGAGGTCGTCATCATGTACGACCAGGAGAAGAAGAAGTCTAGAG GCTTTGGATTCCTGTCGTTTGAGGACGAGCTTTCCGTTGAGAGGGTGACCCAGGAGCATTTCATTAACCTAAATGGCAAAcag GTGGAGATCAAGCGCGCCGAGCCGCGCGACGGGTCAGGCAAGCTGGGGTCGGGTGGCGGTGGGATGGGCGGCGGCATGGGCGGCGCGCCCGGCGACGCGCCCGCGGCCGGCCAGTGGGGGCCGCCGCAGGCCGCGCCCATGAACATCATCCAGGGCCACAACGGCCAGATGGGCGGCCCGCCCATCAACATGCCCATGGCGGGACCCAACATCATGCAGGG ATACCAAGGCTGGGGCACGTCGGCCGGGCAGACGTCGTACGCGGGGTACGGCGCGGCGGGTGGTGCGGGCGGGCCCGGCAACTACCAGGGCTGgggcgcgccgcccgccccgcaGGCGCCGCCGCACGCGCCCGCCTGGCCCGCCACCAACAACTACACGCAGCACGCCCAGCCGCCCGCGCAGGGCTACGGCAGCTACG CGAACTACAGCtcggcgccggcgggcgcgtcGGCGGGCGGCAGCTGGACCAACTGGAGCATGCCGCAGAACTCCAACTCCACTGGCTCCG GGTCGTACGTGCCGCTGTCGGAGGGCGGCGAGATGTacgggcgcggcggcggcggtgcgggGGGCGGCGCGCAGCCCGCCCTGGCCGGGGCGCTGTCCTCCGCCGCGCTGTCCAAGAGCTCGTCCGCCGACTACTCCACCTACCAGCAGTACCCGCCCGCCTATCAGCAGGACCAG GTGACGATTATGAAAATACTGGAGGATCGGGAGATGGGTATCAGCGGTCATCCAAACGGAGTCATGGCTCCTCCAGCGGAAACGCCGCTGCTTCCTCTTACCATCCCTATCGACGTCAGTGAGTGA
- the Hrb27C gene encoding heterogeneous nuclear ribonucleoprotein 27C isoform X1 — protein sequence MRMNPDMDDDEKGCCTEATPDIKLFVGGLSWETSQENLQRYFSRYGDVIDCVVMKNSESGRSRGFGFVTFAEPSLVNVVLQNGPHQLDGRTIDPKPCNPRTLQKPKRGGGYPKVFLGGLPSNITETDLRVFFGRYGKVMEVVIMYDQEKKKSRGFGFLSFEDELSVERVTQEHFINLNGKQVEIKRAEPRDGSGKLGSGGGGMGGGMGGAPGDAPAAGQWGPPQAAPMNIIQGHNGQMGGPPINMPMAGPNIMQGYQGWGTSAGQTSYAGYGAAGGAGGPGNYQGWGAPPAPQAPPHAPAWPATNNYTQHAQPPAQGYGSYANYSSAPAGASAGGSWTNWSMPQNSNSTGSGSYVPLSEGGEMYGRGGGGAGGGAQPALAGALSSAALSKSSSADYSTYQQYPPAYQQDQGSSYGGGGSRYGAGGEYHSGAAQPPGDDYENTGGSGDGYQRSSKRSHGSSSGNAAASSYHPYRRQ from the exons ATGCGTATGAATCCAGACATGGACGATGACGAGAAGGG ATGCTGCACTGAGGCTACACCCGATAT AAAACTGTTTGTTGGTGGTTTATCATGGGAGACGTCGCAAGAGAACTTGCAGCGCTACTTTTCTCGCTACGGCGACGTGATCGACTGCGTCGTGATGAAGAACAGCGAGTCGGGGCGCTCGCGGGGCTTCGGCTTCGTCACCTTTGCGGAGCCCTCGCTGGTCAACGTCGTGCTGCAGAACGGCCCGCATCAGCTTGATGGCAG AACAATCGATCCTAAGCCATGCAACCCGCGGACGCTGCAGAAGCCTAAGCGTGGCGGAGGTTACCCCAAGGTGTTCCTCGGCGGGCTGCCCTCCAACATCACGGAGACCGACCTGCGCGTGTTCTTCGGCCGCTACGGCAAGGTCATGGAGGTCGTCATCATGTACGACCAGGAGAAGAAGAAGTCTAGAG GCTTTGGATTCCTGTCGTTTGAGGACGAGCTTTCCGTTGAGAGGGTGACCCAGGAGCATTTCATTAACCTAAATGGCAAAcag GTGGAGATCAAGCGCGCCGAGCCGCGCGACGGGTCAGGCAAGCTGGGGTCGGGTGGCGGTGGGATGGGCGGCGGCATGGGCGGCGCGCCCGGCGACGCGCCCGCGGCCGGCCAGTGGGGGCCGCCGCAGGCCGCGCCCATGAACATCATCCAGGGCCACAACGGCCAGATGGGCGGCCCGCCCATCAACATGCCCATGGCGGGACCCAACATCATGCAGGG ATACCAAGGCTGGGGCACGTCGGCCGGGCAGACGTCGTACGCGGGGTACGGCGCGGCGGGTGGTGCGGGCGGGCCCGGCAACTACCAGGGCTGgggcgcgccgcccgccccgcaGGCGCCGCCGCACGCGCCCGCCTGGCCCGCCACCAACAACTACACGCAGCACGCCCAGCCGCCCGCGCAGGGCTACGGCAGCTACG CGAACTACAGCtcggcgccggcgggcgcgtcGGCGGGCGGCAGCTGGACCAACTGGAGCATGCCGCAGAACTCCAACTCCACTGGCTCCG GGTCGTACGTGCCGCTGTCGGAGGGCGGCGAGATGTacgggcgcggcggcggcggtgcgggGGGCGGCGCGCAGCCCGCCCTGGCCGGGGCGCTGTCCTCCGCCGCGCTGTCCAAGAGCTCGTCCGCCGACTACTCCACCTACCAGCAGTACCCGCCCGCCTATCAGCAGGACCAG GGCTCGTCGTACGGCGGCGGCGGGTCGCGGTACGGCGCCGGCGGGGAGTACCACTCAGGAGCCGCGCAGCCTCCAG GTGACGATTATGAAAATACTGGAGGATCGGGAGATGGGTATCAGCGGTCATCCAAACGGAGTCATGGCTCCTCCAGCGGAAACGCCGCTGCTTCCTCTTACCATCCCTATCGACGTCAGTGA
- the Hrb27C gene encoding heterogeneous nuclear ribonucleoprotein 27C isoform X6: MRMNPDMDDDEKGKLFVGGLSWETSQENLQRYFSRYGDVIDCVVMKNSESGRSRGFGFVTFAEPSLVNVVLQNGPHQLDGRTIDPKPCNPRTLQKPKRGGGYPKVFLGGLPSNITETDLRVFFGRYGKVMEVVIMYDQEKKKSRGFGFLSFEDELSVERVTQEHFINLNGKQVEIKRAEPRDGSGKLGSGGGGMGGGMGGAPGDAPAAGQWGPPQAAPMNIIQGHNGQMGGPPINMPMAGPNIMQGYQGWGTSAGQTSYAGYGAAGGAGGPGNYQGWGAPPAPQAPPHAPAWPATNNYTQHAQPPAQGYGSYGSYVPLSEGGEMYGRGGGGAGGGAQPALAGALSSAALSKSSSADYSTYQQYPPAYQQDQGSSYGGGGSRYGAGGEYHSGAAQPPGDDYENTGGSGDGYQRSSKRSHGSSSGNAAASSYHPYRRQ; encoded by the exons ATGCGTATGAATCCAGACATGGACGATGACGAGAAGGG AAAACTGTTTGTTGGTGGTTTATCATGGGAGACGTCGCAAGAGAACTTGCAGCGCTACTTTTCTCGCTACGGCGACGTGATCGACTGCGTCGTGATGAAGAACAGCGAGTCGGGGCGCTCGCGGGGCTTCGGCTTCGTCACCTTTGCGGAGCCCTCGCTGGTCAACGTCGTGCTGCAGAACGGCCCGCATCAGCTTGATGGCAG AACAATCGATCCTAAGCCATGCAACCCGCGGACGCTGCAGAAGCCTAAGCGTGGCGGAGGTTACCCCAAGGTGTTCCTCGGCGGGCTGCCCTCCAACATCACGGAGACCGACCTGCGCGTGTTCTTCGGCCGCTACGGCAAGGTCATGGAGGTCGTCATCATGTACGACCAGGAGAAGAAGAAGTCTAGAG GCTTTGGATTCCTGTCGTTTGAGGACGAGCTTTCCGTTGAGAGGGTGACCCAGGAGCATTTCATTAACCTAAATGGCAAAcag GTGGAGATCAAGCGCGCCGAGCCGCGCGACGGGTCAGGCAAGCTGGGGTCGGGTGGCGGTGGGATGGGCGGCGGCATGGGCGGCGCGCCCGGCGACGCGCCCGCGGCCGGCCAGTGGGGGCCGCCGCAGGCCGCGCCCATGAACATCATCCAGGGCCACAACGGCCAGATGGGCGGCCCGCCCATCAACATGCCCATGGCGGGACCCAACATCATGCAGGG ATACCAAGGCTGGGGCACGTCGGCCGGGCAGACGTCGTACGCGGGGTACGGCGCGGCGGGTGGTGCGGGCGGGCCCGGCAACTACCAGGGCTGgggcgcgccgcccgccccgcaGGCGCCGCCGCACGCGCCCGCCTGGCCCGCCACCAACAACTACACGCAGCACGCCCAGCCGCCCGCGCAGGGCTACGGCAGCTACG GGTCGTACGTGCCGCTGTCGGAGGGCGGCGAGATGTacgggcgcggcggcggcggtgcgggGGGCGGCGCGCAGCCCGCCCTGGCCGGGGCGCTGTCCTCCGCCGCGCTGTCCAAGAGCTCGTCCGCCGACTACTCCACCTACCAGCAGTACCCGCCCGCCTATCAGCAGGACCAG GGCTCGTCGTACGGCGGCGGCGGGTCGCGGTACGGCGCCGGCGGGGAGTACCACTCAGGAGCCGCGCAGCCTCCAG GTGACGATTATGAAAATACTGGAGGATCGGGAGATGGGTATCAGCGGTCATCCAAACGGAGTCATGGCTCCTCCAGCGGAAACGCCGCTGCTTCCTCTTACCATCCCTATCGACGTCAGTGA
- the Hrb27C gene encoding heterogeneous nuclear ribonucleoprotein 27C isoform X5, giving the protein MRMNPDMDDDEKGCCTEATPDIKLFVGGLSWETSQENLQRYFSRYGDVIDCVVMKNSESGRSRGFGFVTFAEPSLVNVVLQNGPHQLDGRTIDPKPCNPRTLQKPKRGGGYPKVFLGGLPSNITETDLRVFFGRYGKVMEVVIMYDQEKKKSRGFGFLSFEDELSVERVTQEHFINLNGKQVEIKRAEPRDGSGKLGSGGGGMGGGMGGAPGDAPAAGQWGPPQAAPMNIIQGHNGQMGGPPINMPMAGPNIMQGYQGWGTSAGQTSYAGYGAAGGAGGPGNYQGWGAPPAPQAPPHAPAWPATNNYTQHAQPPAQGYGSYGSYVPLSEGGEMYGRGGGGAGGGAQPALAGALSSAALSKSSSADYSTYQQYPPAYQQDQGSSYGGGGSRYGAGGEYHSGAAQPPGDDYENTGGSGDGYQRSSKRSHGSSSGNAAASSYHPYRRQ; this is encoded by the exons ATGCGTATGAATCCAGACATGGACGATGACGAGAAGGG ATGCTGCACTGAGGCTACACCCGATAT AAAACTGTTTGTTGGTGGTTTATCATGGGAGACGTCGCAAGAGAACTTGCAGCGCTACTTTTCTCGCTACGGCGACGTGATCGACTGCGTCGTGATGAAGAACAGCGAGTCGGGGCGCTCGCGGGGCTTCGGCTTCGTCACCTTTGCGGAGCCCTCGCTGGTCAACGTCGTGCTGCAGAACGGCCCGCATCAGCTTGATGGCAG AACAATCGATCCTAAGCCATGCAACCCGCGGACGCTGCAGAAGCCTAAGCGTGGCGGAGGTTACCCCAAGGTGTTCCTCGGCGGGCTGCCCTCCAACATCACGGAGACCGACCTGCGCGTGTTCTTCGGCCGCTACGGCAAGGTCATGGAGGTCGTCATCATGTACGACCAGGAGAAGAAGAAGTCTAGAG GCTTTGGATTCCTGTCGTTTGAGGACGAGCTTTCCGTTGAGAGGGTGACCCAGGAGCATTTCATTAACCTAAATGGCAAAcag GTGGAGATCAAGCGCGCCGAGCCGCGCGACGGGTCAGGCAAGCTGGGGTCGGGTGGCGGTGGGATGGGCGGCGGCATGGGCGGCGCGCCCGGCGACGCGCCCGCGGCCGGCCAGTGGGGGCCGCCGCAGGCCGCGCCCATGAACATCATCCAGGGCCACAACGGCCAGATGGGCGGCCCGCCCATCAACATGCCCATGGCGGGACCCAACATCATGCAGGG ATACCAAGGCTGGGGCACGTCGGCCGGGCAGACGTCGTACGCGGGGTACGGCGCGGCGGGTGGTGCGGGCGGGCCCGGCAACTACCAGGGCTGgggcgcgccgcccgccccgcaGGCGCCGCCGCACGCGCCCGCCTGGCCCGCCACCAACAACTACACGCAGCACGCCCAGCCGCCCGCGCAGGGCTACGGCAGCTACG GGTCGTACGTGCCGCTGTCGGAGGGCGGCGAGATGTacgggcgcggcggcggcggtgcgggGGGCGGCGCGCAGCCCGCCCTGGCCGGGGCGCTGTCCTCCGCCGCGCTGTCCAAGAGCTCGTCCGCCGACTACTCCACCTACCAGCAGTACCCGCCCGCCTATCAGCAGGACCAG GGCTCGTCGTACGGCGGCGGCGGGTCGCGGTACGGCGCCGGCGGGGAGTACCACTCAGGAGCCGCGCAGCCTCCAG GTGACGATTATGAAAATACTGGAGGATCGGGAGATGGGTATCAGCGGTCATCCAAACGGAGTCATGGCTCCTCCAGCGGAAACGCCGCTGCTTCCTCTTACCATCCCTATCGACGTCAGTGA
- the Hrb27C gene encoding heterogeneous nuclear ribonucleoprotein 27C isoform X2 — MRMNPDMDDDEKGKLFVGGLSWETSQENLQRYFSRYGDVIDCVVMKNSESGRSRGFGFVTFAEPSLVNVVLQNGPHQLDGRTIDPKPCNPRTLQKPKRGGGYPKVFLGGLPSNITETDLRVFFGRYGKVMEVVIMYDQEKKKSRGFGFLSFEDELSVERVTQEHFINLNGKQVEIKRAEPRDGSGKLGSGGGGMGGGMGGAPGDAPAAGQWGPPQAAPMNIIQGHNGQMGGPPINMPMAGPNIMQGYQGWGTSAGQTSYAGYGAAGGAGGPGNYQGWGAPPAPQAPPHAPAWPATNNYTQHAQPPAQGYGSYANYSSAPAGASAGGSWTNWSMPQNSNSTGSGSYVPLSEGGEMYGRGGGGAGGGAQPALAGALSSAALSKSSSADYSTYQQYPPAYQQDQGSSYGGGGSRYGAGGEYHSGAAQPPGDDYENTGGSGDGYQRSSKRSHGSSSGNAAASSYHPYRRQ, encoded by the exons ATGCGTATGAATCCAGACATGGACGATGACGAGAAGGG AAAACTGTTTGTTGGTGGTTTATCATGGGAGACGTCGCAAGAGAACTTGCAGCGCTACTTTTCTCGCTACGGCGACGTGATCGACTGCGTCGTGATGAAGAACAGCGAGTCGGGGCGCTCGCGGGGCTTCGGCTTCGTCACCTTTGCGGAGCCCTCGCTGGTCAACGTCGTGCTGCAGAACGGCCCGCATCAGCTTGATGGCAG AACAATCGATCCTAAGCCATGCAACCCGCGGACGCTGCAGAAGCCTAAGCGTGGCGGAGGTTACCCCAAGGTGTTCCTCGGCGGGCTGCCCTCCAACATCACGGAGACCGACCTGCGCGTGTTCTTCGGCCGCTACGGCAAGGTCATGGAGGTCGTCATCATGTACGACCAGGAGAAGAAGAAGTCTAGAG GCTTTGGATTCCTGTCGTTTGAGGACGAGCTTTCCGTTGAGAGGGTGACCCAGGAGCATTTCATTAACCTAAATGGCAAAcag GTGGAGATCAAGCGCGCCGAGCCGCGCGACGGGTCAGGCAAGCTGGGGTCGGGTGGCGGTGGGATGGGCGGCGGCATGGGCGGCGCGCCCGGCGACGCGCCCGCGGCCGGCCAGTGGGGGCCGCCGCAGGCCGCGCCCATGAACATCATCCAGGGCCACAACGGCCAGATGGGCGGCCCGCCCATCAACATGCCCATGGCGGGACCCAACATCATGCAGGG ATACCAAGGCTGGGGCACGTCGGCCGGGCAGACGTCGTACGCGGGGTACGGCGCGGCGGGTGGTGCGGGCGGGCCCGGCAACTACCAGGGCTGgggcgcgccgcccgccccgcaGGCGCCGCCGCACGCGCCCGCCTGGCCCGCCACCAACAACTACACGCAGCACGCCCAGCCGCCCGCGCAGGGCTACGGCAGCTACG CGAACTACAGCtcggcgccggcgggcgcgtcGGCGGGCGGCAGCTGGACCAACTGGAGCATGCCGCAGAACTCCAACTCCACTGGCTCCG GGTCGTACGTGCCGCTGTCGGAGGGCGGCGAGATGTacgggcgcggcggcggcggtgcgggGGGCGGCGCGCAGCCCGCCCTGGCCGGGGCGCTGTCCTCCGCCGCGCTGTCCAAGAGCTCGTCCGCCGACTACTCCACCTACCAGCAGTACCCGCCCGCCTATCAGCAGGACCAG GGCTCGTCGTACGGCGGCGGCGGGTCGCGGTACGGCGCCGGCGGGGAGTACCACTCAGGAGCCGCGCAGCCTCCAG GTGACGATTATGAAAATACTGGAGGATCGGGAGATGGGTATCAGCGGTCATCCAAACGGAGTCATGGCTCCTCCAGCGGAAACGCCGCTGCTTCCTCTTACCATCCCTATCGACGTCAGTGA
- the Hrb27C gene encoding heterogeneous nuclear ribonucleoprotein 27C isoform X9, with product MRMNPDMDDDEKGCCTEATPDIKLFVGGLSWETSQENLQRYFSRYGDVIDCVVMKNSESGRSRGFGFVTFAEPSLVNVVLQNGPHQLDGRTIDPKPCNPRTLQKPKRGGGYPKVFLGGLPSNITETDLRVFFGRYGKVMEVVIMYDQEKKKSRGFGFLSFEDELSVERVTQEHFINLNGKQVEIKRAEPRDGSGKLGSGGGGMGGGMGGAPGDAPAAGQWGPPQAAPMNIIQGHNGQMGGPPINMPMAGPNIMQGYQGWGTSAGQTSYAGYGAAGGAGGPGNYQGWGAPPAPQAPPHAPAWPATNNYTQHAQPPAQGYGSYANYSSAPAGASAGGSWTNWSMPQNSNSTGSGSYVPLSEGGEMYGRGGGGAGGGAQPALAGALSSAALSKSSSADYSTYQQYPPAYQQDQRLMV from the exons ATGCGTATGAATCCAGACATGGACGATGACGAGAAGGG ATGCTGCACTGAGGCTACACCCGATAT AAAACTGTTTGTTGGTGGTTTATCATGGGAGACGTCGCAAGAGAACTTGCAGCGCTACTTTTCTCGCTACGGCGACGTGATCGACTGCGTCGTGATGAAGAACAGCGAGTCGGGGCGCTCGCGGGGCTTCGGCTTCGTCACCTTTGCGGAGCCCTCGCTGGTCAACGTCGTGCTGCAGAACGGCCCGCATCAGCTTGATGGCAG AACAATCGATCCTAAGCCATGCAACCCGCGGACGCTGCAGAAGCCTAAGCGTGGCGGAGGTTACCCCAAGGTGTTCCTCGGCGGGCTGCCCTCCAACATCACGGAGACCGACCTGCGCGTGTTCTTCGGCCGCTACGGCAAGGTCATGGAGGTCGTCATCATGTACGACCAGGAGAAGAAGAAGTCTAGAG GCTTTGGATTCCTGTCGTTTGAGGACGAGCTTTCCGTTGAGAGGGTGACCCAGGAGCATTTCATTAACCTAAATGGCAAAcag GTGGAGATCAAGCGCGCCGAGCCGCGCGACGGGTCAGGCAAGCTGGGGTCGGGTGGCGGTGGGATGGGCGGCGGCATGGGCGGCGCGCCCGGCGACGCGCCCGCGGCCGGCCAGTGGGGGCCGCCGCAGGCCGCGCCCATGAACATCATCCAGGGCCACAACGGCCAGATGGGCGGCCCGCCCATCAACATGCCCATGGCGGGACCCAACATCATGCAGGG ATACCAAGGCTGGGGCACGTCGGCCGGGCAGACGTCGTACGCGGGGTACGGCGCGGCGGGTGGTGCGGGCGGGCCCGGCAACTACCAGGGCTGgggcgcgccgcccgccccgcaGGCGCCGCCGCACGCGCCCGCCTGGCCCGCCACCAACAACTACACGCAGCACGCCCAGCCGCCCGCGCAGGGCTACGGCAGCTACG CGAACTACAGCtcggcgccggcgggcgcgtcGGCGGGCGGCAGCTGGACCAACTGGAGCATGCCGCAGAACTCCAACTCCACTGGCTCCG GGTCGTACGTGCCGCTGTCGGAGGGCGGCGAGATGTacgggcgcggcggcggcggtgcgggGGGCGGCGCGCAGCCCGCCCTGGCCGGGGCGCTGTCCTCCGCCGCGCTGTCCAAGAGCTCGTCCGCCGACTACTCCACCTACCAGCAGTACCCGCCCGCCTATCAGCAGGACCAG AGGCTGATGGTGTAG
- the Hrb27C gene encoding heterogeneous nuclear ribonucleoprotein 27C isoform X11: MRMNPDMDDDEKGKLFVGGLSWETSQENLQRYFSRYGDVIDCVVMKNSESGRSRGFGFVTFAEPSLVNVVLQNGPHQLDGRTIDPKPCNPRTLQKPKRGGGYPKVFLGGLPSNITETDLRVFFGRYGKVMEVVIMYDQEKKKSRGFGFLSFEDELSVERVTQEHFINLNGKQVEIKRAEPRDGSGKLGSGGGGMGGGMGGAPGDAPAAGQWGPPQAAPMNIIQGHNGQMGGPPINMPMAGPNIMQGYQGWGTSAGQTSYAGYGAAGGAGGPGNYQGWGAPPAPQAPPHAPAWPATNNYTQHAQPPAQGYGSYANYSSAPAGASAGGSWTNWSMPQNSNSTGSGSYVPLSEGGEMYGRGGGGAGGGAQPALAGALSSAALSKSSSADYSTYQQYPPAYQQDQGSSYGGGGSRYGAGGEYHSGAAQPPGVHPHPHHPPKHFTANEFNKEWPAA; encoded by the exons ATGCGTATGAATCCAGACATGGACGATGACGAGAAGGG AAAACTGTTTGTTGGTGGTTTATCATGGGAGACGTCGCAAGAGAACTTGCAGCGCTACTTTTCTCGCTACGGCGACGTGATCGACTGCGTCGTGATGAAGAACAGCGAGTCGGGGCGCTCGCGGGGCTTCGGCTTCGTCACCTTTGCGGAGCCCTCGCTGGTCAACGTCGTGCTGCAGAACGGCCCGCATCAGCTTGATGGCAG AACAATCGATCCTAAGCCATGCAACCCGCGGACGCTGCAGAAGCCTAAGCGTGGCGGAGGTTACCCCAAGGTGTTCCTCGGCGGGCTGCCCTCCAACATCACGGAGACCGACCTGCGCGTGTTCTTCGGCCGCTACGGCAAGGTCATGGAGGTCGTCATCATGTACGACCAGGAGAAGAAGAAGTCTAGAG GCTTTGGATTCCTGTCGTTTGAGGACGAGCTTTCCGTTGAGAGGGTGACCCAGGAGCATTTCATTAACCTAAATGGCAAAcag GTGGAGATCAAGCGCGCCGAGCCGCGCGACGGGTCAGGCAAGCTGGGGTCGGGTGGCGGTGGGATGGGCGGCGGCATGGGCGGCGCGCCCGGCGACGCGCCCGCGGCCGGCCAGTGGGGGCCGCCGCAGGCCGCGCCCATGAACATCATCCAGGGCCACAACGGCCAGATGGGCGGCCCGCCCATCAACATGCCCATGGCGGGACCCAACATCATGCAGGG ATACCAAGGCTGGGGCACGTCGGCCGGGCAGACGTCGTACGCGGGGTACGGCGCGGCGGGTGGTGCGGGCGGGCCCGGCAACTACCAGGGCTGgggcgcgccgcccgccccgcaGGCGCCGCCGCACGCGCCCGCCTGGCCCGCCACCAACAACTACACGCAGCACGCCCAGCCGCCCGCGCAGGGCTACGGCAGCTACG CGAACTACAGCtcggcgccggcgggcgcgtcGGCGGGCGGCAGCTGGACCAACTGGAGCATGCCGCAGAACTCCAACTCCACTGGCTCCG GGTCGTACGTGCCGCTGTCGGAGGGCGGCGAGATGTacgggcgcggcggcggcggtgcgggGGGCGGCGCGCAGCCCGCCCTGGCCGGGGCGCTGTCCTCCGCCGCGCTGTCCAAGAGCTCGTCCGCCGACTACTCCACCTACCAGCAGTACCCGCCCGCCTATCAGCAGGACCAG GGCTCGTCGTACGGCGGCGGCGGGTCGCGGTACGGCGCCGGCGGGGAGTACCACTCAGGAGCCGCGCAGCCTCCAGGTGTGCATCCGCACCCGCACCACCCGCCCAAACACTTCACCGCCAACGAGTTTAACAAGGAGTGGCCCGCCGCCTAG